In Plasmodium chabaudi chabaudi strain AS genome assembly, chromosome: 10, a single genomic region encodes these proteins:
- a CDS encoding 40S ribosomal protein S25, putative, giving the protein MPPKERKTKEQIAAAAAASGRSKKKKWGKGKNKEKLNHAVFIDKSLQSKILEVQNMKVITPSTISDKYKVNLSVARAVIKYLAEKNLIKEVCIQSHCQKLYTKVA; this is encoded by the exons a TGCCTCCTAAAGAAAGAAAGACGAAAGAGCAGATTGCCGCAGCAGCAGCAGCATCAGGAAGaagcaaaaaaaag AAATGGGGTAAGggaaaaaacaaagaaaaattaaaccATGCTGTGTTTATTGATAAATCTTTACAATCCAAAATTTTGGAAGTTCAAAACATGAAAGTTATTACCCCATCAACTATATCggataaatataaagtcAACTTAAGTGTCGCTAGAGCcgttattaaatatttagctgagaaaaatttaataaaggAAGTTTGCATTCAAAGCCACTgccaaaaattatatacaaaagtTGCTTGA
- a CDS encoding mitochondrial ribosomal protein L21 precursor, putative yields MLGKHRKRKINPPIYPIHPNEEKKKNLNNFITYKDLKIRWKNTSKNYRKKVTIARKWKNLHCLLPQNKDSCIFILHKNLPRTRNKKEDTPNSIIEKDVEIDNVKRLVQDNKESEIRSDNTKLVVRGRRRNKQPNRWENKIEENTKVDCINNYYDKPPKHLEYLIKKNELFCIFKSNFRNEHKVTIGDIVQTEKLHRKKAGDVVYFGTILFVGSKDFSIIGKPTIPYCKVKATIEQVTLSKEILSFRYKKVRRSSRFLRVKHWITILKIDDIIIDLKSEIHDERNKPLQILDLWANRWLYQKELNFIKFDKNNTPLAEQIYDLVEHQPNTLHRRGLTKCYRFHPDPYLPLSY; encoded by the coding sequence ATGCTCGGAAAGCACAGgaagagaaaaataaacCCACCTATTTATCCAATACATccaaatgaagaaaaaaaaaaaaatttaaataattttataacatataaagatttaaaaattcgATGGAAAAATACttctaaaaattatagaaaaaaagtaaCTATAGCTCGAAAGTGGAAAAACTTACATTGTCTTTTACCTCAAAATAAGGATTcctgtatttttattttgcataaaaatttacCAAGAACccgaaataaaaaagaagataCTCCTAATTCGATTATTGAAAAGGATGTAGAAATTGATAATGTGAAAAGGTTGGTACaagataataaagaaagtGAAATAAGAAGTGATAACACAAAGTTAGTTGTACGTGGACGAAGAAGAAATAAACAACCAAATAGATGGGAAAACaaaattgaagaaaatacCAAAGTAGAttgtattaataattattatgataagCCACCAAAACATTTAGAATatcttataaaaaaaaacgaattattttgtatatttaaatcCAATTTTAGAAATGAACATAAAGTAACAATAGGTGATATTGTACAGACAGAAAAGTTACATCGAAAAAAAGCTGGTGATGTTGTTTATTTTGGTACGATTCTATTTGTAGGATCTAAAGACTTCTCAATTATTGGTAAGCCTACTATTCCATATTGTAAAGTTAAAGCAACAATCGAACAAGTCACATTAAGTAAAGAAATTTTAAGTtttagatataaaaaagtaagACGATCAAGTAGATTCTTAAGAGTCAAACATTGGATaactatattaaaaattgatgATATAATAATCGATTTAAAAAGTGAAATACATGATGAAAGAAATAAACCATTACAAATACTTGACTTATGGGCAAATAGATGGTTATATCAAAAggaattaaattttattaaatttgataaaaataatacgcCTTTAGCAgaacaaatatatgatttagTAGAGCATCAACCAAATACTTTACATCGAAGAGGCTTAACGAAATGTTATAGGTTCCATCCTGATCCTTATCTCCCACTTTCATATTAA
- a CDS encoding mitochondrial import inner membrane translocase subunit TIM8, putative, giving the protein MDSETKDGNIDNFLSQLNTLNKIISSFKETCKISSYCFDKCVSYPERSLSNSNKKCIWNCTQRYIECDYFIKNRSKDSGKLSSINLMDEIKASSFGKIKN; this is encoded by the exons ATGGATAGCGAAACAAAAGATGGCAATAtagataattttttatcacaGCTAAATACATTAAACAAG ATTATATCATCCTTTAAAGAAACTTGTAAAATATCATCCTACTGTTTTGATAAGTGTGTTAGTTATCCAG AAAGAAGCTTGAGCAACTCAAACAAAAAGTGCATATGGAATTGCACACAAAGATATATAGAATgtgattattttataaaaaatcgaTCAAAGGATAGTGGGAAATTATCAagtataaatttaatggACGAAATAAAGGCATCGAGTTTTggcaaaattaaaaattag
- a CDS encoding cytochrome c oxidase assembly protein COX14, putative — translation MGIKFEFFRFFKLNYYSFYVKKEKLYTFLHTTTAYSLVGLTIYLGYSFFNMWNEAVHYSYKHYVRKEKQRKELYEKIRTARDMGLIPHSEVSR, via the exons atgggaataaaatttgaatttttccgattttttaaattaaattattattcattttacgttaaaaaagaaaagctATATACATTTCTTCACACCACAACTGCATATTCCCTAGTTGGCCTGACCATTTACTTAG ggtattccttttttaatatgtggAATGAAGCTGTgcattattcatataagcACTACGTAAGAAAAGAG AAACAAAGAAaagaattatatgaaaaaatccGAACCGCACGAGACATGGGCCTAATCCCCCATAGTGAAGTATCCCGTTAA
- a CDS encoding DNA-directed RNA polymerase III subunit RPC6, putative → MNNINKQLIKDIYKIGLEHKDFINIDSLEEIYEKKKKAKIKRNEIVYALNILENARACSIKNENNKIITRMRTEEVTKKLKELSDIDFLIFSKVENSQSNGIWTADLRKQTKLLIHQVQKGLKFLCECKLIKQVNNIHVKNRKMYILYDIEASEKVIGGSFYKDGEFNKKVVDYIRENICFYLYNNNNSNVTSVINYIKKLNNSVGYFSDNDIYRVIKTLLFEERIKIYKNNDNEELIYYYNNEKKKILNQFPCFSCDIFNKCNFDTKTNINPKTCLYLNVYLNLEN, encoded by the exons atgaataatatcaATAAGCAACTCATTaaggatatatataaaatcg GCCTCGAGCATAAGGactttataaatattgatagtttggaagaaatatatgaaaaaaaaaaaaaagcaaaaataAAGAGGAATGAAATTGTTTATGCATTAAACATTCTTGAAAATGCAAGAGCATGttctattaaaaatgaaaataataaaattataactcGAATGCGAACTGAAGAAGTTACaaagaaattaaaagaattaagtgacattgattttttaatttttagtaAAGTTGAAAATAGTCAAAGTAATGGAATTTGGACAGCTGATTTGCGAAAACAAACAAAGTTACTt ATCCACCAAGTTCAAAAGGGCTTAAAGTTTTTGTGCGAATGCAAATTAATCAAGCag gttaataatattcacGTTAAAAACcgtaaaatgtatatactaTATGATATAGAGGCTTCAGAGAAg GTTATTGGCGGGTCATTTTACAAAGACGGTGAATTTAACAAAAAGGTTGTTGATTATATAAGAGAGaacatttgtttttatttatataacaataataattctaATGTTACGTCtgttattaattatattaagaaACTTAATAATAGTGTTGGCTACTTTTCtgataatgatatatatagagttataaaaacattattatttgaagaacgaattaaaatatataaaaataatgataatgaagaattaatttattattataataatgaaaaaaaaaaaattcttaaTCAATTTCCGTGTTTTTCTTgtgatatttttaataaatgcaATTTCGATACAAAAACCAATATCAACCCAAAGACTtgcttatatttaaatgtttATCTTAATTTGGag AATTAA
- a CDS encoding DnaJ protein, putative gives MDTSFIPKELVGKDIYKILGLSINCSNKPDIKNIIRKRYLKCALLLHPDKNKQNKKSKEDEKEGTSGEEFSTLKCAYEFLMNETLRNKYNSYIQKQKTTAARKKNATINNISLNRYLDKKKFVAFQNEKLIYKQKLEQREKAKHNTSSFPFEEKDINEQKENDLSNIKKQNESFIKKYNKKKSSTKSGSKNDNGENIIEIYLNDYNNNIDILKLYIKNKFFLTFFINFNFRKYNLNLNEEQKHAERKVGYIIFPDRSETIKAFLYYKKNIDKINTNVKLRLLIPCSEHKETHDKKEKEKEETKQNVDNMMDEMMDELDKVFSF, from the coding sequence ATGGATACATCATTTATTCCAAAAGAGCTAGTAGGAAaagacatatataaaatattgggGTTAAGTATAAACTGTTCAAATAAAccagatataaaaaatataataagaaaaagGTATTTGAAATGTGCATTACTTTTACATccagataaaaataaacaaaataaaaaatctaaggaagatgaaaaagaaGGAACTAGTGGTGAAGAATTTAGCACATTGAAATGTGCttatgaatttttaatgaaTGAAACATtacgaaataaatataattcctatatacaaaaacaaaaaacaaCAGCAgcacgaaaaaaaaatgctactattaataatatcagTCTAAATAGATatttagataaaaaaaaatttgtggcttttcaaaatgaaaaattaatttataaacaaaaattggAACAAAGGGAGAAAGCTAAACATAATACTTCATCGTTTCCCTTTgaagaaaaagatataaatgaaCAGAAAGAAAACGATTTAAGCAATATAAAGAAGCAAAATGAaagttttattaaaaaatataataaaaagaaatccTCGACGAAAAGTGGaagtaaaaatgataatggtgaaaatataattgaaatatatttaaatgattataataataatattgacatattaaaattatatattaaaaataagttttttttaacattttttattaattttaactTTCGAAAATATAACcttaatttaaatgaagaaCAAAAGCATGCTGAAAGAAAAGTTggttacattatttttcctGACCGTTCAGAAACAATTAAagcttttttatattacaaaaaaaatatagacaaaataaatactaaTGTAAAACTGAGATTACTAATACCGTGTAGTGAGCATAAAGAAACAcatgataaaaaagaaaaagaaaaagaagaaaccAAGCAAAATGTTGACAATATGATGGATGAAATGATGGACGAGCTAGATAAAGTTTTCTCGTTCTGA
- a CDS encoding copper transporter, putative — MSGTRLQKHASFMLALFYFFKLGNGIVNCSCHQELNKDGYPLPMYFNYNMNIKFLFDYFQAETMNEFIFYNVLCVLLGFLSIYIKIIKKGVTKIEKKTELKENLLNLNKMCAYWRFNYTLLTFLNYTVDYLLMLIVMTFNVYIFLSTMFGVSIAYLFLGHKVMK; from the coding sequence ATGAGTGGCACACGTTTACAAAAGCATGCAAGTTTTATGCTTGcgcttttttatttttttaaactcgGAAATGGAATAGTCAACTGTTCATGCCACCAAGAACTAAATAAAGATGGATATCCACTTCCTatgtattttaattataatatgaatatcaaatttttatttgattattttcaagCAGAGACTATGAATGAATTCATATTCTATAATGTGTTATGTGTACTACTAGgatttttatcaatatatattaaaataattaaaaagggAGTAAccaaaatagaaaaaaaaacagaattaaaagaaaatctTCTTAATCTTAATAAGATGTGTGCATATTGGAGATTTAACTACACACTTTTGACCTTCCTTAATTATACAGTcgattatttattaatgctAATTGTAATGACATttaatgtttatatatttttaagtacCATGTTTGGAGTATCTATagcttatttatttctagGCCATAAAGTTATGAAATAA